One genomic window of Cololabis saira isolate AMF1-May2022 chromosome 3, fColSai1.1, whole genome shotgun sequence includes the following:
- the LOC133428310 gene encoding uncharacterized protein LOC133428310 isoform X1 — MQFNLSFIFYMCHNRHHRMCGFHQYLLRFCVLGYVFCKSDASWQVKLPSHIEGLLGSCLVIPCSFDYYRYPPKRPDRVVWYQYVSNGYPLVYDNWYPGNVIPIFRRRTYAFTSRYGRTCSLQVSPVSLAHHKQKIYPWVDPENVGRSTYRFFDTTVTIQVMDRAKKPNIMITGDMRVGKPVTVQCSVDHTCRTNPPLLSLNIPLNSHDLTHTESGYGTRTTLTTTLLIQRDHQTVECSVRHPGGLTAKAYMVLNAQCSFSPLTISPTVNEFLEGLASKVSCTATYTCSNHIPTLTWNYGGMSTSTDTSALGPTLWKTVSTLMVTPSASDHGRSLTCTAHFTGGQTQQRSITLQVKRNMHTLGWTFSTPRSVTGLTGSCVVIPCKFTYSNSQPGGLQVIWYLYETNGYRAVFNERERNLIGKFNGRTSLIGSVADSNCSLKIERLEKSHNQDRLYPWIDRNPITSYHTHGFSFNDKTTQIFVLENAEEPQLSIIGIPRVGEQSTVSCSARHTCPPAPPVLTLNGIPGSDHIRESLVSDGIWERTIERTWVVQEEHKKVECTVSYPSGQRATKELLLNVECPHDDIKMTEPPRPTTEGVATSVICSVTYKCSNNKPTIEWNYEVMQSSTKTKTISHNTYSTQSNLTFIGSLGDDGKSLTCTADFKTGKTSDSAVLQIIKYEKPVEPSENETLHVLAADVPFRFNALTHSCVVIPCSFQDKEDIPMTRGIWSKKKGGIIFHNSRSRITDHFKDRTRILGDLNSGDCSLEIDDIKPFDNGPFCFHAEKNDNEYRFNNSCVFVVMKVSPEKPVMTRVPTEVDAGSTVTVSCSVNHTCSSHPPEFSWSVPDITSQVSDTLMSQGVWQRTSTITFMVPGGDGDRILTCTAIFWREKKQASTVTLVVKGTMMFQLRSSVPVVVPVSLLVLLLIIVASVSGVFIHRKRKRTDELLTLPPRPEKRRSLWDRISRRYPEAAREKPPRPEKRRSIWSRFSRRTEEDRVGWQNMRKSFWSRFSRHQENTANLSVSYLNHTNTVISNAFVPKQPFPSPKNKQRRPPPATPEDCQVYGNI; from the exons ATGCAAtttaatttatcttttatcttttacATGTGCCATAACCGTCACCACAGGATGTGTGGATTCCACCAGTATCTCCTGCGCTTCTGCGTTCTTG GATACGTTTTCTGCAAATCTGATGCTTCTTGGCAGGTAAAGTTGCCAAGCCATATCGAAGGattgttgggttcctgcctcGTCATCCCGTGTAGTTTTGACTATTATCGTTATCCACCTAAGAGACCAGATCGTGTTGTTTGGTACCAGTACGTGAGCAACGGATATCCATTAGTTTATGACAACTGGTACCCAGGTAATGTCATTCCCATATTTCGAAGAAGAACGTATGCATTCACTTCTCGGTATGGCAGGACTTGCAGTCTGCAGGTCAGTCCAGTATCCTTGGCTCATCATAAACAGAAGATCTATCCCTGGGTAGATCCGGAAAATGTTGGGAGAAGCACATACCGATTCTTTGATACAACAGTAACAATCCAAGTAATGG ACAGGGCAAAGAAACCAAACATTATGATCACTGGTGACATGAGGGTTGGAAAGCCTGTAACAGTACAATGCTCTGTTGATCACACCTGTCGCACCAACCCCCCACTTCTGAGTCTCAACATCCCACTCAACAGCCACGATCTCACTCATACTGAGTCAGGTTATGGTACAAGAACTACACTGACAACAACTTTGCTCATACAGAGAGACCATCAAACGGTGGAGTGCTCTGTCCGGCACCCAGGTGGCCTCACAGCAAAAGCGTATATGGTATTAAATGCACAAT GCTCGTTTTCACCATTGACTATCAGCCCTACAGTAAATGAATTTCTAGAGGGACTTGCAAGCAAAGTCAGCTGCACTGCCACGTACACCTGCTCAAATCATATACCGACTCTTACCTGGAACTACGGTGGCATGTCGACCTCCACCGATACGAGTGCACTGGGTCCGACTTTGTGGAAGACTGTTTCCACACTGATGGTAACGCCATCAGCCAGTGACCACGGGAGATCTCTGACATGTACAGCACATTTTACTGGAGGACAGACGCAGCAAAGGAGCATCACGCTGCAGGTGAAAA GAAATATGCACACTCTTGGTTGGACTTTCTCTACTCCTCGAAGCGTAACAGGATTGACAGGATCATGTGTTGTCATTCCTTGCAAGTTCACCTACAGTAACTCTCAGCCTGGGGGCCTGCAAGTGATATGGTACTTGTACGAGACCAATGGATACCGAGCTGTATTCaatgaaagagagagaaatcTTATTGGCAAATTTAATGGTAGAACCAGCTTGATTGGATCTGTGGCAGACTCCAATTGCAGTCTTAAGATAGAGAGACTGGAGAAGTCCCACAACCAGGACCGACTCTACCCTTGGATTGATAGGAATCCCATCACCTCCTACCACACTCATGGCTTCTCATTCAATGATAAAACCACACAGATTTTTGTATTAG AAAATGCAGAGGAACCACAACTGAGCATCATTGGTATCCCTAGGGTGGGAGAACAGAGCACAGTCTCCTGTAGTGCGCGCCATACCTGCCCCCCTGCTCCTCCCGTCCTAACTCTCAATGGTATACCTGGAAGCGACCACATCAGGGAGTCTCTGGTATCCGATGGGATTTGGGAAAGAACAATAGAACGGACTTGGGTTGTACAGGAAGAGCACAAGAAAGTGGAGTGCACCGTCAGCTACCCTAGTGGTCAGAGAGCCACGAAGGAGCTCCTGCTGAATGTTGAGT GTCCACATGATGACATCAAAATGACTGAACCACCAAGACCAACTACAGAGGGTGTAGCGACAAGTGTCATTTGTTCTGTTACCTACAAGTGCAGTAATAATAAACCAACTATTGAGTGGAACTATGAAGTCATGCAGAGTTCAACAAAAACCAAAACGATCTCCCACAATACATACAGCACTCAGTCTAATTTAACATTCATTGGTTCTCTGGGTGATGATGGAAAATCTTTGACTTGTACTGCAGACTTTAAGACAGGGAAGACCTCGGACTCTGCAGTTCTTCAAATAATAa AATATGAGAAACCAGTAGAGCCAAGTGAAAATGAAA CGCTTCACGTTCTTGCCGCAGATGTCCCTTTCAGATTCAATGCCCTGACACACTCTTGTGTGGTGATCCCCTGTAGTTTCCAAGACAAAGAAGATATACCCATGACCCGAGGCATTTGGTCCAAAAAAAAGGGGGGTATCATCTTCCACAACAGCCGGAGCCGTATAACAGACCATTTTAAGGATCGAACAAGAATTTTGGGAGATCTGAATTCAGGAGACTGCTCACTGGAGATTGATGACATCAAACCATTTGACAACGGGCCTTTCTGTTTCCATGCAGAGAAGAATGATAATGAATACAGATTCAACAACAGCTGTGTATTTGTTGTTATGAAAG TTTCCCCAGAAAAACCAGTGATGACCAGAGTTCCCACTGAAGTGGATGCAGGTTCAACAGTAACCGTCTCATGTTCTGTGAATCACACGTGTTCGTCACATCCTCCAGAGTTTTCATGGAGTGTCCCTGACATCACCAGTCAGGTTTCGGACACTTTGATGTCACAAGGTGTCTGGCAGAGGACGTCCACCATCACTTTCATGGTTCCAGGGGGAGACGGAGACAGAATCCTAACCTGTACTGCCATTTTCTGGCGTGAAAAGAAACAAGCTAGCACTGTCACTCTAGTCGTTAAGG GAACTATGATGTTCCAGTTGAGAAGCTCTGTTCCAGTGGTCGTTCCAGTCTCACTTCTTGTGCTCCTCTTAATCATAGTCGCTTCTGTGTCTGGAGTGTTCATCCACCGGAAGAG AAAGCGCACTGATGAACTACTGACACTTCCTCCTCGTCCAGAAAAAAG GAGGTCTCTGTGGGACAGGATTTCCAG GAGATATCCTGAGGCAGCCAGGGAGAAGCCTCCAAGGCCAGAGAAACG aAGATCAATTTGGAGCCGATTTTCTCG GAGAACAGAAGAAGATCGTGTTGGATGGCAAAATATGAG GAAGTCCTTCTGGAGCAGATTTTCCAG ACACCAGGAAAACACTGCTAACCTCAGTGTCAGCTATTT AAACCACACCAATACTGTAATCAGCAACGCGTTTGTCCCCAAACAGCCTTTTCCATCCCCCAAAAA TAAGCAGAGACGGCCTCCACCTGCCACACCGGAG GATTGCCAAGTATATGGCAACATTTGA
- the LOC133428310 gene encoding uncharacterized protein LOC133428310 isoform X2 has translation MQFNLSFIFYMCHNRHHRMCGFHQYLLRFCVLGYVFCKSDASWQVKLPSHIEGLLGSCLVIPCSFDYYRYPPKRPDRVVWYQYVSNGYPLVYDNWYPGNVIPIFRRRTYAFTSRYGRTCSLQVSPVSLAHHKQKIYPWVDPENVGRSTYRFFDTTVTIQVMDRAKKPNIMITGDMRVGKPVTVQCSVDHTCRTNPPLLSLNIPLNSHDLTHTESGYGTRTTLTTTLLIQRDHQTVECSVRHPGGLTAKAYMVLNAQCSFSPLTISPTVNEFLEGLASKVSCTATYTCSNHIPTLTWNYGGMSTSTDTSALGPTLWKTVSTLMVTPSASDHGRSLTCTAHFTGGQTQQRSITLQVKRNMHTLGWTFSTPRSVTGLTGSCVVIPCKFTYSNSQPGGLQVIWYLYETNGYRAVFNERERNLIGKFNGRTSLIGSVADSNCSLKIERLEKSHNQDRLYPWIDRNPITSYHTHGFSFNDKTTQIFVLENAEEPQLSIIGIPRVGEQSTVSCSARHTCPPAPPVLTLNGIPGSDHIRESLVSDGIWERTIERTWVVQEEHKKVECTVSYPSGQRATKELLLNVECPHDDIKMTEPPRPTTEGVATSVICSVTYKCSNNKPTIEWNYEVMQSSTKTKTISHNTYSTQSNLTFIGSLGDDGKSLTCTADFKTGKTSDSAVLQIIKYEKPVEPSENETLHVLAADVPFRFNALTHSCVVIPCSFQDKEDIPMTRGIWSKKKGGIIFHNSRSRITDHFKDRTRILGDLNSGDCSLEIDDIKPFDNGPFCFHAEKNDNEYRFNNSCVFVVMKVSPEKPVMTRVPTEVDAGSTVTVSCSVNHTCSSHPPEFSWSVPDITSQVSDTLMSQGVWQRTSTITFMVPGGDGDRILTCTAIFWREKKQASTVTLVVKGTMMFQLRSSVPVVVPVSLLVLLLIIVASVSGVFIHRKRKRTDELLTLPPRPEKRRSLWDRISRYPEAAREKPPRPEKRRSIWSRFSRRTEEDRVGWQNMRKSFWSRFSRHQENTANLSVSYLNHTNTVISNAFVPKQPFPSPKNKQRRPPPATPEDCQVYGNI, from the exons ATGCAAtttaatttatcttttatcttttacATGTGCCATAACCGTCACCACAGGATGTGTGGATTCCACCAGTATCTCCTGCGCTTCTGCGTTCTTG GATACGTTTTCTGCAAATCTGATGCTTCTTGGCAGGTAAAGTTGCCAAGCCATATCGAAGGattgttgggttcctgcctcGTCATCCCGTGTAGTTTTGACTATTATCGTTATCCACCTAAGAGACCAGATCGTGTTGTTTGGTACCAGTACGTGAGCAACGGATATCCATTAGTTTATGACAACTGGTACCCAGGTAATGTCATTCCCATATTTCGAAGAAGAACGTATGCATTCACTTCTCGGTATGGCAGGACTTGCAGTCTGCAGGTCAGTCCAGTATCCTTGGCTCATCATAAACAGAAGATCTATCCCTGGGTAGATCCGGAAAATGTTGGGAGAAGCACATACCGATTCTTTGATACAACAGTAACAATCCAAGTAATGG ACAGGGCAAAGAAACCAAACATTATGATCACTGGTGACATGAGGGTTGGAAAGCCTGTAACAGTACAATGCTCTGTTGATCACACCTGTCGCACCAACCCCCCACTTCTGAGTCTCAACATCCCACTCAACAGCCACGATCTCACTCATACTGAGTCAGGTTATGGTACAAGAACTACACTGACAACAACTTTGCTCATACAGAGAGACCATCAAACGGTGGAGTGCTCTGTCCGGCACCCAGGTGGCCTCACAGCAAAAGCGTATATGGTATTAAATGCACAAT GCTCGTTTTCACCATTGACTATCAGCCCTACAGTAAATGAATTTCTAGAGGGACTTGCAAGCAAAGTCAGCTGCACTGCCACGTACACCTGCTCAAATCATATACCGACTCTTACCTGGAACTACGGTGGCATGTCGACCTCCACCGATACGAGTGCACTGGGTCCGACTTTGTGGAAGACTGTTTCCACACTGATGGTAACGCCATCAGCCAGTGACCACGGGAGATCTCTGACATGTACAGCACATTTTACTGGAGGACAGACGCAGCAAAGGAGCATCACGCTGCAGGTGAAAA GAAATATGCACACTCTTGGTTGGACTTTCTCTACTCCTCGAAGCGTAACAGGATTGACAGGATCATGTGTTGTCATTCCTTGCAAGTTCACCTACAGTAACTCTCAGCCTGGGGGCCTGCAAGTGATATGGTACTTGTACGAGACCAATGGATACCGAGCTGTATTCaatgaaagagagagaaatcTTATTGGCAAATTTAATGGTAGAACCAGCTTGATTGGATCTGTGGCAGACTCCAATTGCAGTCTTAAGATAGAGAGACTGGAGAAGTCCCACAACCAGGACCGACTCTACCCTTGGATTGATAGGAATCCCATCACCTCCTACCACACTCATGGCTTCTCATTCAATGATAAAACCACACAGATTTTTGTATTAG AAAATGCAGAGGAACCACAACTGAGCATCATTGGTATCCCTAGGGTGGGAGAACAGAGCACAGTCTCCTGTAGTGCGCGCCATACCTGCCCCCCTGCTCCTCCCGTCCTAACTCTCAATGGTATACCTGGAAGCGACCACATCAGGGAGTCTCTGGTATCCGATGGGATTTGGGAAAGAACAATAGAACGGACTTGGGTTGTACAGGAAGAGCACAAGAAAGTGGAGTGCACCGTCAGCTACCCTAGTGGTCAGAGAGCCACGAAGGAGCTCCTGCTGAATGTTGAGT GTCCACATGATGACATCAAAATGACTGAACCACCAAGACCAACTACAGAGGGTGTAGCGACAAGTGTCATTTGTTCTGTTACCTACAAGTGCAGTAATAATAAACCAACTATTGAGTGGAACTATGAAGTCATGCAGAGTTCAACAAAAACCAAAACGATCTCCCACAATACATACAGCACTCAGTCTAATTTAACATTCATTGGTTCTCTGGGTGATGATGGAAAATCTTTGACTTGTACTGCAGACTTTAAGACAGGGAAGACCTCGGACTCTGCAGTTCTTCAAATAATAa AATATGAGAAACCAGTAGAGCCAAGTGAAAATGAAA CGCTTCACGTTCTTGCCGCAGATGTCCCTTTCAGATTCAATGCCCTGACACACTCTTGTGTGGTGATCCCCTGTAGTTTCCAAGACAAAGAAGATATACCCATGACCCGAGGCATTTGGTCCAAAAAAAAGGGGGGTATCATCTTCCACAACAGCCGGAGCCGTATAACAGACCATTTTAAGGATCGAACAAGAATTTTGGGAGATCTGAATTCAGGAGACTGCTCACTGGAGATTGATGACATCAAACCATTTGACAACGGGCCTTTCTGTTTCCATGCAGAGAAGAATGATAATGAATACAGATTCAACAACAGCTGTGTATTTGTTGTTATGAAAG TTTCCCCAGAAAAACCAGTGATGACCAGAGTTCCCACTGAAGTGGATGCAGGTTCAACAGTAACCGTCTCATGTTCTGTGAATCACACGTGTTCGTCACATCCTCCAGAGTTTTCATGGAGTGTCCCTGACATCACCAGTCAGGTTTCGGACACTTTGATGTCACAAGGTGTCTGGCAGAGGACGTCCACCATCACTTTCATGGTTCCAGGGGGAGACGGAGACAGAATCCTAACCTGTACTGCCATTTTCTGGCGTGAAAAGAAACAAGCTAGCACTGTCACTCTAGTCGTTAAGG GAACTATGATGTTCCAGTTGAGAAGCTCTGTTCCAGTGGTCGTTCCAGTCTCACTTCTTGTGCTCCTCTTAATCATAGTCGCTTCTGTGTCTGGAGTGTTCATCCACCGGAAGAG AAAGCGCACTGATGAACTACTGACACTTCCTCCTCGTCCAGAAAAAAG GAGGTCTCTGTGGGACAGGATTTCCAG ATATCCTGAGGCAGCCAGGGAGAAGCCTCCAAGGCCAGAGAAACG aAGATCAATTTGGAGCCGATTTTCTCG GAGAACAGAAGAAGATCGTGTTGGATGGCAAAATATGAG GAAGTCCTTCTGGAGCAGATTTTCCAG ACACCAGGAAAACACTGCTAACCTCAGTGTCAGCTATTT AAACCACACCAATACTGTAATCAGCAACGCGTTTGTCCCCAAACAGCCTTTTCCATCCCCCAAAAA TAAGCAGAGACGGCCTCCACCTGCCACACCGGAG GATTGCCAAGTATATGGCAACATTTGA
- the LOC133428310 gene encoding uncharacterized protein LOC133428310 isoform X3: MCGFHQYLLRFCVLGYVFCKSDASWQVKLPSHIEGLLGSCLVIPCSFDYYRYPPKRPDRVVWYQYVSNGYPLVYDNWYPGNVIPIFRRRTYAFTSRYGRTCSLQVSPVSLAHHKQKIYPWVDPENVGRSTYRFFDTTVTIQVMDRAKKPNIMITGDMRVGKPVTVQCSVDHTCRTNPPLLSLNIPLNSHDLTHTESGYGTRTTLTTTLLIQRDHQTVECSVRHPGGLTAKAYMVLNAQCSFSPLTISPTVNEFLEGLASKVSCTATYTCSNHIPTLTWNYGGMSTSTDTSALGPTLWKTVSTLMVTPSASDHGRSLTCTAHFTGGQTQQRSITLQVKRNMHTLGWTFSTPRSVTGLTGSCVVIPCKFTYSNSQPGGLQVIWYLYETNGYRAVFNERERNLIGKFNGRTSLIGSVADSNCSLKIERLEKSHNQDRLYPWIDRNPITSYHTHGFSFNDKTTQIFVLENAEEPQLSIIGIPRVGEQSTVSCSARHTCPPAPPVLTLNGIPGSDHIRESLVSDGIWERTIERTWVVQEEHKKVECTVSYPSGQRATKELLLNVECPHDDIKMTEPPRPTTEGVATSVICSVTYKCSNNKPTIEWNYEVMQSSTKTKTISHNTYSTQSNLTFIGSLGDDGKSLTCTADFKTGKTSDSAVLQIIKYEKPVEPSENETLHVLAADVPFRFNALTHSCVVIPCSFQDKEDIPMTRGIWSKKKGGIIFHNSRSRITDHFKDRTRILGDLNSGDCSLEIDDIKPFDNGPFCFHAEKNDNEYRFNNSCVFVVMKVSPEKPVMTRVPTEVDAGSTVTVSCSVNHTCSSHPPEFSWSVPDITSQVSDTLMSQGVWQRTSTITFMVPGGDGDRILTCTAIFWREKKQASTVTLVVKGTMMFQLRSSVPVVVPVSLLVLLLIIVASVSGVFIHRKRKRTDELLTLPPRPEKRRSLWDRISRRYPEAAREKPPRPEKRRSIWSRFSRRTEEDRVGWQNMRKSFWSRFSRHQENTANLSVSYLNHTNTVISNAFVPKQPFPSPKNKQRRPPPATPEDCQVYGNI, encoded by the exons ATGTGTGGATTCCACCAGTATCTCCTGCGCTTCTGCGTTCTTG GATACGTTTTCTGCAAATCTGATGCTTCTTGGCAGGTAAAGTTGCCAAGCCATATCGAAGGattgttgggttcctgcctcGTCATCCCGTGTAGTTTTGACTATTATCGTTATCCACCTAAGAGACCAGATCGTGTTGTTTGGTACCAGTACGTGAGCAACGGATATCCATTAGTTTATGACAACTGGTACCCAGGTAATGTCATTCCCATATTTCGAAGAAGAACGTATGCATTCACTTCTCGGTATGGCAGGACTTGCAGTCTGCAGGTCAGTCCAGTATCCTTGGCTCATCATAAACAGAAGATCTATCCCTGGGTAGATCCGGAAAATGTTGGGAGAAGCACATACCGATTCTTTGATACAACAGTAACAATCCAAGTAATGG ACAGGGCAAAGAAACCAAACATTATGATCACTGGTGACATGAGGGTTGGAAAGCCTGTAACAGTACAATGCTCTGTTGATCACACCTGTCGCACCAACCCCCCACTTCTGAGTCTCAACATCCCACTCAACAGCCACGATCTCACTCATACTGAGTCAGGTTATGGTACAAGAACTACACTGACAACAACTTTGCTCATACAGAGAGACCATCAAACGGTGGAGTGCTCTGTCCGGCACCCAGGTGGCCTCACAGCAAAAGCGTATATGGTATTAAATGCACAAT GCTCGTTTTCACCATTGACTATCAGCCCTACAGTAAATGAATTTCTAGAGGGACTTGCAAGCAAAGTCAGCTGCACTGCCACGTACACCTGCTCAAATCATATACCGACTCTTACCTGGAACTACGGTGGCATGTCGACCTCCACCGATACGAGTGCACTGGGTCCGACTTTGTGGAAGACTGTTTCCACACTGATGGTAACGCCATCAGCCAGTGACCACGGGAGATCTCTGACATGTACAGCACATTTTACTGGAGGACAGACGCAGCAAAGGAGCATCACGCTGCAGGTGAAAA GAAATATGCACACTCTTGGTTGGACTTTCTCTACTCCTCGAAGCGTAACAGGATTGACAGGATCATGTGTTGTCATTCCTTGCAAGTTCACCTACAGTAACTCTCAGCCTGGGGGCCTGCAAGTGATATGGTACTTGTACGAGACCAATGGATACCGAGCTGTATTCaatgaaagagagagaaatcTTATTGGCAAATTTAATGGTAGAACCAGCTTGATTGGATCTGTGGCAGACTCCAATTGCAGTCTTAAGATAGAGAGACTGGAGAAGTCCCACAACCAGGACCGACTCTACCCTTGGATTGATAGGAATCCCATCACCTCCTACCACACTCATGGCTTCTCATTCAATGATAAAACCACACAGATTTTTGTATTAG AAAATGCAGAGGAACCACAACTGAGCATCATTGGTATCCCTAGGGTGGGAGAACAGAGCACAGTCTCCTGTAGTGCGCGCCATACCTGCCCCCCTGCTCCTCCCGTCCTAACTCTCAATGGTATACCTGGAAGCGACCACATCAGGGAGTCTCTGGTATCCGATGGGATTTGGGAAAGAACAATAGAACGGACTTGGGTTGTACAGGAAGAGCACAAGAAAGTGGAGTGCACCGTCAGCTACCCTAGTGGTCAGAGAGCCACGAAGGAGCTCCTGCTGAATGTTGAGT GTCCACATGATGACATCAAAATGACTGAACCACCAAGACCAACTACAGAGGGTGTAGCGACAAGTGTCATTTGTTCTGTTACCTACAAGTGCAGTAATAATAAACCAACTATTGAGTGGAACTATGAAGTCATGCAGAGTTCAACAAAAACCAAAACGATCTCCCACAATACATACAGCACTCAGTCTAATTTAACATTCATTGGTTCTCTGGGTGATGATGGAAAATCTTTGACTTGTACTGCAGACTTTAAGACAGGGAAGACCTCGGACTCTGCAGTTCTTCAAATAATAa AATATGAGAAACCAGTAGAGCCAAGTGAAAATGAAA CGCTTCACGTTCTTGCCGCAGATGTCCCTTTCAGATTCAATGCCCTGACACACTCTTGTGTGGTGATCCCCTGTAGTTTCCAAGACAAAGAAGATATACCCATGACCCGAGGCATTTGGTCCAAAAAAAAGGGGGGTATCATCTTCCACAACAGCCGGAGCCGTATAACAGACCATTTTAAGGATCGAACAAGAATTTTGGGAGATCTGAATTCAGGAGACTGCTCACTGGAGATTGATGACATCAAACCATTTGACAACGGGCCTTTCTGTTTCCATGCAGAGAAGAATGATAATGAATACAGATTCAACAACAGCTGTGTATTTGTTGTTATGAAAG TTTCCCCAGAAAAACCAGTGATGACCAGAGTTCCCACTGAAGTGGATGCAGGTTCAACAGTAACCGTCTCATGTTCTGTGAATCACACGTGTTCGTCACATCCTCCAGAGTTTTCATGGAGTGTCCCTGACATCACCAGTCAGGTTTCGGACACTTTGATGTCACAAGGTGTCTGGCAGAGGACGTCCACCATCACTTTCATGGTTCCAGGGGGAGACGGAGACAGAATCCTAACCTGTACTGCCATTTTCTGGCGTGAAAAGAAACAAGCTAGCACTGTCACTCTAGTCGTTAAGG GAACTATGATGTTCCAGTTGAGAAGCTCTGTTCCAGTGGTCGTTCCAGTCTCACTTCTTGTGCTCCTCTTAATCATAGTCGCTTCTGTGTCTGGAGTGTTCATCCACCGGAAGAG AAAGCGCACTGATGAACTACTGACACTTCCTCCTCGTCCAGAAAAAAG GAGGTCTCTGTGGGACAGGATTTCCAG GAGATATCCTGAGGCAGCCAGGGAGAAGCCTCCAAGGCCAGAGAAACG aAGATCAATTTGGAGCCGATTTTCTCG GAGAACAGAAGAAGATCGTGTTGGATGGCAAAATATGAG GAAGTCCTTCTGGAGCAGATTTTCCAG ACACCAGGAAAACACTGCTAACCTCAGTGTCAGCTATTT AAACCACACCAATACTGTAATCAGCAACGCGTTTGTCCCCAAACAGCCTTTTCCATCCCCCAAAAA TAAGCAGAGACGGCCTCCACCTGCCACACCGGAG GATTGCCAAGTATATGGCAACATTTGA